From a single Campylobacter concisus genomic region:
- a CDS encoding tyrosine-type recombinase/integrase, with translation MKYPLDCKDNFENSFIFWLTRYVKFKLSSLSNKELRDPKALASVNYALSREVKNIDQLDGLVKSARNAGLTGINTYFNPLKKIYETMKFYELSSLKQIDEELLSEILASTTGGLSDASKKNYRISVINFFAFLDKQNEEDGKAHVFDINLKNWGGVSGNKGQKLPEFMGEDEVKKFLDAIEESDFKQNSNRNKLIIKTIIFTGIRVSEALNLKRKDITEDGDLFIIRIRGKGNKYRIVMIKRHLIEAHLNAIAINYINKEGYLFINKKGTRLTQAYVSRIVEQILFKAGIRKEKNGAHMLRHTFATMLYKKQKDLVLVQEALGHASLNTSRIYTHFDSDKLKLAAKVAEDLAN, from the coding sequence TTGAAATATCCGCTTGATTGTAAAGATAATTTTGAAAACTCATTTATATTTTGGCTCACTCGCTATGTCAAATTTAAACTTAGCTCACTTTCGAATAAAGAGCTTAGGGACCCAAAAGCGCTTGCAAGTGTGAATTACGCTCTAAGCCGTGAGGTAAAGAACATAGACCAGCTTGATGGCCTGGTAAAAAGCGCGAGAAACGCAGGGCTTACTGGCATAAATACCTACTTTAATCCACTTAAAAAAATATATGAAACTATGAAATTTTACGAGCTTAGTAGCCTAAAGCAGATCGATGAAGAGCTGTTAAGTGAAATATTAGCTAGCACAACCGGCGGACTAAGCGATGCTAGTAAGAAAAATTACCGCATCTCAGTGATAAATTTCTTTGCGTTTTTAGACAAACAAAACGAAGAGGACGGCAAAGCCCATGTTTTTGATATAAATTTAAAAAACTGGGGCGGAGTGAGTGGCAACAAAGGGCAAAAGTTACCTGAGTTTATGGGTGAAGATGAGGTCAAAAAATTTCTAGATGCGATCGAGGAGAGTGATTTTAAGCAAAACTCAAATCGCAATAAGCTCATAATAAAAACGATAATTTTTACTGGTATTCGTGTGAGCGAGGCTCTAAATTTAAAGCGAAAGGACATCACTGAAGATGGCGATCTTTTTATCATTAGGATCCGAGGCAAAGGTAACAAATACCGTATCGTTATGATAAAACGTCACCTAATAGAAGCTCATCTAAATGCGATCGCAATAAACTACATAAACAAAGAGGGCTATCTTTTCATCAATAAAAAAGGCACCAGACTGACGCAAGCCTATGTAAGTCGCATAGTGGAGCAGATCCTTTTTAAGGCTGGTATTAGAAAAGAGAAAAATGGTGCTCACATGCTGCGTCATACCTTTGCAACGATGCTTTACAAAAAGCAAAAGGACCTTGTTTTGGTGCAAGAAGCTCTAGGTCATGCAAGCTTAAATACCTCGCGAATTTACACACACTTTGATAGTGACAAGCTAAAACTCGCTGCAAAAGTAGCTGAGGATCTAGCAAACTAG